Proteins encoded together in one Streptomyces rubradiris window:
- a CDS encoding L-histidine N(alpha)-methyltransferase has product MTESRVAAPVTDVALPWAADGLSGTPEEGLRAGLAAPAPVRHRRIPSLFGYDETGSRLFEEITGLPEYYPPRAERRLLTEHGEELVGLVRPAELVDLGAGSAHKSEILLAAMDGHGLLRAYTGVDVSLEPMRQAAVRIRRRWPRARVTAVHGDFLAALAWLSRAERVAHGTATGGDGNGSGGRLLALLGNTLGNLSEPEQTRFLRAVRAGCAPDDHLLVCVDLNEPVEVVRRAYAAGYTGPRPVRRMFALNTLLHLNRRYGADFDTDAFEPELTYDVARREVRGGLRSLRRQRVTLPRLGLAVDFDAGELLLHDVIRKFTVDDLVRAVGEHGMSCRRHWVEEEFGYGAFLFRPTR; this is encoded by the coding sequence ATGACCGAGTCACGCGTGGCGGCGCCGGTCACGGACGTCGCGCTGCCATGGGCGGCCGACGGCCTGTCCGGCACCCCGGAGGAGGGACTCCGGGCCGGGCTCGCCGCTCCCGCTCCGGTCCGGCACCGCCGGATTCCGTCGCTCTTCGGCTACGACGAGACCGGTTCGCGGCTCTTCGAGGAGATCACGGGGCTGCCCGAGTACTACCCGCCGCGGGCCGAGCGGCGGCTGCTGACCGAGCACGGCGAAGAGCTGGTCGGCCTGGTGAGGCCGGCCGAACTGGTGGACCTCGGGGCGGGCAGTGCCCACAAGTCCGAGATCCTGCTCGCGGCGATGGACGGACACGGCCTGTTGCGCGCGTACACGGGCGTGGACGTCAGCCTGGAGCCGATGCGGCAAGCCGCCGTCCGCATCCGGCGGCGGTGGCCCAGAGCCCGGGTCACCGCCGTGCACGGCGACTTCCTGGCTGCCCTGGCGTGGCTGAGCCGGGCGGAGCGGGTCGCGCACGGCACCGCGACCGGGGGCGACGGCAACGGCTCGGGCGGCCGCCTGTTGGCCTTGCTCGGCAACACCCTCGGCAACCTGTCCGAACCCGAGCAGACGCGGTTCCTGCGTGCCGTGCGTGCCGGCTGCGCCCCGGACGACCACCTGCTGGTCTGCGTGGACCTGAACGAACCCGTGGAAGTGGTGCGGCGCGCCTACGCGGCCGGATACACCGGGCCGCGTCCCGTGCGCCGGATGTTCGCCCTGAACACCCTCCTCCACCTCAACCGCCGCTACGGCGCGGACTTCGACACCGACGCCTTCGAGCCGGAGCTCACCTACGACGTGGCGCGGCGCGAGGTGCGCGGCGGCCTGCGCAGCCTGCGGCGGCAGCGGGTGACGCTGCCCCGGCTGGGACTCGCGGTGGACTTCGACGCGGGCGAACTCCTCCTCCACGACGTGATCCGCAAGTTCACGGTGGACGACCTCGTGCGCGCGGTCGGCGAGCACGGAATGAGCTGCCGACGGCACTGGGTCGAGGAGGAGTTCGGCTACGGGGCCTTCCTTTTCCGGCCAACCCGCTGA
- a CDS encoding protein kinase domain-containing protein, whose translation MGATVRLEVAGTIVPARTLVFRAPAALSAGRAEDCGLRVAADDRRVSRRHCVFDIDPPAVRVRDLGSRNGTYVNGVRLAPCASRPHELADGDEVRLGGAVVGVFSTGTGARTAQDRPRPAGAARIGDHTLVRELGRGTQAVVHLARHEPSGELRALKVLRPEAVLRPELVHGFLREIRTTRTLRHPRLVAFHEAGAVGTWFFLAGEYCDGGSLAQWMAGREGPLTPETAVAVTLQVLDGLEYLHDRRTADATGPQAAVPDRLVHRDLKPQNILLTGSRTAPSVKIADFGLAKAFERAGLSGHTLTGALGGSVPFMPRSQIVNYKYAGPAVDVWSATACLYWMLTGTTPRDFPDGADPVGVVLREPVVPVLRRTSAVPRRLATLLDGVLADEDPGSRTMPSARELGQALREVL comes from the coding sequence GTGGGCGCGACGGTGCGGCTGGAGGTCGCGGGCACGATCGTGCCGGCGCGCACGCTCGTCTTCCGGGCGCCGGCCGCCCTGTCGGCCGGCCGGGCGGAGGACTGCGGCCTGCGGGTGGCGGCCGACGACAGGCGGGTCTCGCGCCGCCACTGCGTGTTCGACATCGATCCGCCCGCGGTACGGGTCCGCGACCTCGGCAGCCGCAACGGCACGTATGTCAACGGCGTTCGCCTCGCGCCGTGCGCTTCCCGGCCGCACGAACTGGCCGACGGGGACGAGGTACGCCTCGGCGGCGCGGTAGTAGGGGTGTTCTCGACCGGTACCGGTGCCCGGACGGCGCAGGACCGGCCACGCCCGGCCGGTGCCGCCCGGATCGGCGACCACACCCTCGTCCGGGAACTCGGGCGCGGGACCCAGGCAGTCGTCCACCTGGCACGGCACGAACCCTCCGGGGAGTTACGGGCGCTGAAGGTGCTCCGGCCCGAGGCCGTCCTCCGCCCGGAGCTGGTGCACGGCTTCCTGCGGGAGATCCGCACCACCAGGACCCTGCGCCATCCCCGTCTGGTCGCGTTCCACGAGGCCGGTGCCGTCGGCACGTGGTTCTTCCTCGCCGGCGAGTACTGCGACGGCGGGAGCCTCGCCCAGTGGATGGCCGGGCGGGAGGGCCCGCTGACGCCCGAGACTGCCGTCGCCGTGACCCTCCAGGTCCTCGACGGCCTGGAGTACCTGCACGACCGTCGCACCGCCGACGCCACCGGGCCTCAGGCGGCGGTCCCGGACCGGCTCGTGCACCGGGACCTCAAGCCGCAGAACATCCTTCTGACCGGCTCCCGGACCGCCCCCTCGGTGAAGATCGCGGACTTCGGTCTGGCCAAGGCCTTCGAGCGGGCGGGACTGTCCGGCCACACCCTGACCGGCGCCCTGGGCGGCAGTGTTCCCTTCATGCCGCGGTCGCAGATCGTCAACTACAAGTACGCCGGGCCGGCGGTGGACGTGTGGTCCGCGACGGCCTGCCTGTACTGGATGCTCACCGGCACCACGCCCCGCGACTTCCCGGACGGCGCGGACCCGGTGGGCGTGGTCCTGCGGGAACCCGTGGTACCCGTCCTGCGGCGGACCAGCGCGGTCCCGCGCCGGCTTGCCACGCTGCTCGACGGTGTCCTGGCCGACGAGGACCCTGGGAGCCGTACCATGCCGTCGGCGCGGGAGTTGGGGCAAGCCCTGCGGGAGGTATTGTGA
- a CDS encoding DUF1203 domain-containing protein: MTPLTHQPLAIAPHVLDELRERDDAGAVSRAHVNDMDGAPLRCCLRRSRAGERISLVSYAPLRRWAAEVGAHPGAYDEVGPVFIHTGPCQGPDPESGYPFAETGARRVFRRYDAKGWITGGTLVQLPADPVQAQTVVEQALHTAFSDPHVALVHVRAVEYGCFHYEVRRP; this comes from the coding sequence ATGACACCGTTGACTCATCAGCCGCTCGCCATCGCTCCCCACGTCCTCGACGAGCTCCGCGAACGCGACGACGCCGGCGCGGTCTCCCGTGCCCATGTGAACGACATGGACGGGGCACCGTTGCGCTGCTGTCTGCGCCGCAGCCGTGCCGGTGAGCGGATCTCGCTGGTCTCGTACGCTCCGTTGCGCCGCTGGGCGGCGGAGGTGGGCGCCCACCCGGGGGCCTACGACGAGGTGGGCCCGGTGTTCATCCACACCGGTCCGTGCCAGGGCCCGGATCCGGAGTCCGGATATCCGTTCGCCGAGACCGGGGCCCGGCGCGTCTTCCGCCGCTACGACGCGAAAGGCTGGATCACCGGAGGCACGCTCGTACAGCTGCCGGCCGATCCCGTCCAGGCGCAGACCGTCGTGGAACAGGCCCTGCACACGGCCTTCAGCGACCCCCACGTCGCCCTCGTGCACGTACGGGCGGTGGAGTACGGCTGCTTCCACTACGAGGTCCGCAGGCCCTGA
- a CDS encoding ArsR/SmtB family transcription factor, whose protein sequence is MGHGVDAKTTATARQRLETVGAADVAATLQALATPSRLRILARLQEGPCAATELAEAVGMEQSACSHQLRLLRNLGLVAGERRGRSVIYALYDNHVAELLEQALYHVEHLRLGLRDTPPTAVATAR, encoded by the coding sequence ATGGGCCACGGAGTTGACGCCAAGACCACCGCCACCGCGCGCCAGCGCCTGGAGACCGTGGGCGCCGCCGATGTGGCCGCCACCCTCCAGGCCCTGGCGACGCCCTCCCGGCTGCGAATCCTGGCCCGCCTCCAGGAAGGGCCGTGCGCGGCGACCGAGCTGGCCGAGGCCGTCGGCATGGAGCAGTCCGCCTGCTCCCACCAGCTACGCCTGCTGCGCAACCTCGGCCTGGTCGCCGGGGAACGCCGGGGCCGCTCGGTCATCTACGCGCTCTACGACAACCATGTGGCCGAACTCCTCGAACAGGCCCTCTACCACGTCGAACACCTCCGCCTCGGCCTCCGCGACACCCCACCGACGGCGGTCGCCACGGCTCGCTGA
- a CDS encoding S1 family peptidase, protein MRISRLAPALAAAAVSALALFAPTASAAPATAPVAATGSQPIIGGGYANSGPWAARLYSNGQETCSATIIAPTWVLTAKHCVSGGSLSFRVGSLDQYSGGTVAGGVQTYTHSADLALVRLDRSVSTTYATLGQPGTVRVGQSVQVYGWGATSQCGSEINCQSRYLKVANVTVSSGCTDAYGGSAICAYRGNGITAGGDSGGPMMANGVQVGVASTSDRQTNTAYTNVTAYRSWIQSIAGV, encoded by the coding sequence TTGCGTATATCAAGGCTTGCGCCCGCTCTCGCCGCGGCAGCGGTCTCCGCCCTCGCCCTGTTCGCCCCCACCGCCTCCGCCGCACCGGCGACGGCCCCTGTCGCCGCCACGGGGTCCCAGCCCATCATCGGCGGCGGGTACGCCAACAGCGGCCCCTGGGCCGCCCGGCTGTACTCGAACGGCCAGGAGACCTGTTCGGCGACGATCATCGCCCCGACCTGGGTGCTCACCGCGAAACACTGCGTGTCCGGCGGCTCGCTGTCCTTCCGCGTGGGCAGCCTGGACCAGTACAGCGGCGGCACGGTCGCGGGCGGCGTCCAGACCTACACCCACAGCGCGGACCTGGCGCTCGTCCGTCTCGACCGCTCCGTCTCCACGACCTACGCCACCCTCGGACAGCCCGGCACGGTCCGGGTCGGCCAGAGCGTGCAGGTGTACGGCTGGGGCGCCACCTCCCAGTGCGGCTCCGAGATCAACTGCCAGTCCCGCTACCTCAAGGTCGCCAACGTCACCGTGTCCAGCGGCTGCACCGACGCCTACGGCGGCTCCGCGATCTGCGCCTACCGGGGCAACGGGATCACCGCCGGCGGCGACTCCGGCGGCCCGATGATGGCGAACGGCGTCCAGGTCGGTGTCGCCTCGACCAGCGACCGCCAGACGAACACGGCGTACACCAACGTGACGGCGTACCGCTCCTGGATCCAGTCGATCGCGGGCGTCTGA
- a CDS encoding DUF7019 family protein: MAYRFYLYISDVKVDMLLSQLDPSSAARRTTEVGVDLKVVNGRRSVETSPDTDPVSRLDRVLKRLEKDDAIGTVEEPGPFFRGRLPMRWGALAHGDDMSLVFFGGLTGHTVVGLGGSTRHVLGSSADAAGGPPLARSLLPSLLDGLRLDPRIAALFTAAGSGPSADPDGLALRAVREAAHRLGGPAQTVEFVAKRLLHGPDPEPGGAAAVLLGSPLYVALVD, translated from the coding sequence GTGGCATACCGCTTCTACCTGTACATCAGTGACGTCAAGGTCGACATGCTCCTGTCCCAGCTCGACCCGTCGTCCGCCGCCAGGCGCACGACCGAGGTCGGAGTCGACCTGAAGGTGGTCAACGGCAGGCGGAGCGTGGAGACTTCCCCCGACACCGACCCCGTGAGCCGGCTGGACAGGGTGCTGAAGCGGCTGGAGAAGGACGACGCCATCGGGACGGTGGAGGAGCCCGGACCGTTCTTCCGCGGCCGGCTGCCGATGCGCTGGGGGGCGCTGGCGCACGGGGACGACATGTCGCTGGTGTTCTTCGGCGGTCTCACCGGACACACGGTCGTCGGCCTGGGTGGCTCCACCCGGCACGTGCTCGGTTCCTCGGCCGACGCCGCGGGCGGTCCGCCCCTCGCCCGGTCGCTGCTCCCGTCCCTGCTGGACGGGTTGCGCCTGGACCCCCGGATCGCGGCCCTGTTCACCGCCGCCGGCTCCGGCCCGTCCGCCGACCCGGACGGCCTCGCCCTGCGGGCGGTGCGGGAGGCCGCGCACCGGCTGGGCGGGCCGGCGCAGACGGTGGAGTTCGTCGCCAAGCGGCTGCTGCACGGCCCGGACCCCGAACCGGGCGGCGCAGCGGCCGTGTTGCTGGGCTCACCGCTGTACGTGGCCCTCGTGGACTGA
- a CDS encoding APC family permease produces the protein MTTPPAQTTDGAPHDGASTLKKALTTPLLYFFILGDVLGAGVYVLVGQIAAESGGAVWLPLLLALLLSLLTAASYAELATKYPRAGGASHYATLAYGPFAGFLAGYCMLAAGIVSVAALARGFAGDYLTAFVSLPVVLVAAVFLCCLALLNARGISESTRANVAATVVEVGGLLLVVGLGAWLFLRGDGDPGRLLQLGTADTGAAAGVLSGTVLSYYSFVGFETSVNVAEETRDPRHSYPRALFGALVTAGAVYVLVGVVASAAVPTGTLARSSGPLLEVVKEAGGVPPKLFSAIALVAVANGALLTGIMSSRLAYGMARDGLLPRFLTRVLPRRRTPWASIAVTTALAFLLALTGDVATLASTLVLLLLVVFFLVNTAVLVQRRDRPAHPHFRAYTGVPVLGAVSCVVLATRVEAEVWARGLIVIAVGVALGIVAALHRRRASS, from the coding sequence GTGACTACTCCCCCCGCACAGACGACCGACGGCGCGCCTCACGACGGGGCCTCCACGCTCAAGAAGGCGCTGACCACCCCCCTGCTGTACTTCTTCATCCTCGGCGACGTGCTGGGCGCCGGCGTCTACGTCCTCGTCGGCCAGATCGCCGCGGAGTCGGGCGGTGCCGTGTGGTTGCCGCTGCTCCTCGCCCTGCTGCTGTCGCTTCTGACCGCCGCCTCGTACGCGGAACTCGCCACGAAATACCCCCGGGCCGGCGGTGCCTCGCATTACGCCACCCTCGCGTACGGGCCGTTCGCCGGCTTCCTCGCCGGGTACTGCATGCTCGCCGCGGGTATCGTGTCCGTCGCCGCGCTGGCGCGGGGTTTCGCCGGCGACTATCTGACCGCCTTCGTCAGCCTGCCCGTGGTGCTGGTGGCCGCGGTCTTCCTGTGCTGCCTGGCACTGCTGAACGCCCGTGGCATCAGCGAGTCCACCCGCGCCAACGTGGCGGCGACGGTCGTCGAGGTCGGCGGCCTCCTCCTCGTCGTCGGCCTCGGGGCCTGGCTGTTCCTGCGTGGCGACGGGGACCCCGGCCGACTGCTCCAGCTCGGCACCGCCGACACCGGGGCCGCCGCCGGAGTCCTGAGCGGAACGGTGCTCTCGTACTACTCCTTCGTCGGCTTCGAGACCTCCGTCAACGTCGCCGAGGAGACCCGCGACCCGCGTCACTCCTACCCTCGCGCCCTCTTCGGCGCCCTGGTGACGGCGGGTGCCGTCTACGTCCTCGTCGGAGTCGTCGCCTCGGCCGCCGTCCCCACCGGCACGCTGGCCCGCTCCAGTGGTCCGCTGCTCGAAGTGGTGAAGGAGGCGGGCGGGGTGCCGCCGAAGCTGTTCAGCGCCATCGCGCTCGTCGCCGTCGCCAACGGCGCGCTGCTCACCGGCATCATGAGTTCCCGGCTGGCCTACGGCATGGCGCGGGACGGCCTCCTCCCCCGCTTCCTGACCCGTGTGCTGCCCCGGCGGCGCACTCCGTGGGCCTCGATCGCGGTCACGACCGCCCTGGCGTTCCTGCTGGCTCTCACCGGAGACGTGGCGACCCTCGCCTCCACCTTGGTATTGCTGCTTCTCGTGGTGTTCTTCCTCGTCAACACCGCCGTCCTGGTCCAGCGGCGCGACCGCCCGGCGCACCCCCACTTCCGGGCGTACACCGGCGTCCCCGTCCTGGGAGCGGTCTCGTGCGTGGTGCTGGCCACGCGGGTGGAGGCCGAGGTCTGGGCGCGCGGGCTGATCGTCATCGCGGTCGGCGTGGCCCTGGGGATCGTCGCCGCCCTGCACCGCCGGCGCGCCTCGTCCTGA
- a CDS encoding GNAT family N-acetyltransferase, with amino-acid sequence MTELGPVAWPPAPIGTERLVLRESAARDRGAFIELFASPEVGTYIGGPRPRAELQRAVPEVPGRRPGLFVVDLDGAMIGMVTLDRRDTGRPGQERPGNGQVELGYLLLPEAWGHGYGAEACAAVLDWFAGALPGEPVVLRTQTANDRALRLAMKLGFTEVERFEEYGAEQWFGVWSSS; translated from the coding sequence ATGACCGAGCTCGGACCCGTCGCCTGGCCACCCGCTCCGATCGGCACCGAGCGGCTCGTGCTCCGTGAGTCCGCGGCCCGGGACCGTGGGGCGTTCATCGAGTTGTTCGCCTCGCCGGAGGTGGGCACCTACATCGGTGGCCCCCGGCCGCGCGCCGAACTCCAGCGCGCGGTGCCGGAGGTGCCCGGGCGGCGCCCCGGTCTCTTCGTGGTCGATCTCGACGGCGCGATGATCGGGATGGTCACGCTCGACCGGCGCGACACCGGGCGACCGGGGCAGGAACGTCCGGGAAACGGACAGGTCGAACTCGGCTACCTGTTGCTGCCGGAAGCGTGGGGACACGGGTACGGAGCCGAGGCGTGCGCGGCGGTCCTCGACTGGTTCGCCGGCGCGCTGCCTGGCGAGCCGGTGGTGCTGCGCACCCAGACCGCCAACGACCGCGCGCTGCGCCTCGCGATGAAGCTCGGTTTCACCGAGGTGGAGCGGTTCGAGGAGTACGGCGCGGAGCAGTGGTTCGGCGTCTGGTCCTCCTCGTAA